TATATGATTCGAATAGGGTTACAGATTGCTCGTTTGCTTTCAGACTTGAAAGGTAGAATAGCCGTAGCGATTGCGTTTCAAAATATAATGCTTATATTAAGTGCTTTCGTAATGGTTTGTATCTTACATTTCTTTACACATGATTCAATCAACGAGTTGTTTTTAGGTGCAGCACCAGGTGGTATGAGTCAAATAGTATTAGTTGCGATTGAAACAGGTGCAGATGTGGCTATGATATCGAGTTATCATATATTTAGAATCTTCTTTATTTTGTTTTTAATCGCACCATTAATTAATTACTTTTTGAAATATAGAGCTAAACGGTCGTAAATATTTAATAGAATTAAAAGACGTATATCAAATGCTTATTGAGAAAGCTATGATATACGTCTTTTAAATTTTAATCATGTTTTGGTTTTTGAGGGCAATCCTTTAAATGCGCATCATATAATCCAGCTGCCTCTAAGAATGAAAATACTGTTACGGGTCCTAGGAATTTAAAACCATATTTTTTTAAATCTTTGGAAATTGCTTTAGCACGGTCATCTACCGTAATACGATCTTCAGGCTTTACATATCCCATGTCGATAGGTTTACCATCAACATAAGACCATAAAAACGTACTGAAACTACCATAATCCTTCTCAATTTCTAAATAACCTTTCGCTTGTGCAATAATAGCTCTAATTTCTTTCTGTGATGGACAATATTAGGAAATGTCATTAAGTTGTCGACATCTTGTTCAGTCATTGCCGCTATCTTTTTAGGTTCAAACTGATAAAATGCCTCTTCATAAGCGGATTTCTTTTTTAGTATCGTAAGCCAAGATAGACCAGCATGTTGAGATTCTAGAGCCAATAGTTTAAATAAATCTTTACTATCGTACATCGGTTGACCCCAAACTTGATCATGATATTCTATATAAATTGGATCTTTGGTACCAAAGGCACAAGGGTTCATAAAATTCCTCCTAATAGATTGACTTATGCGAATTTCCATTATACTATAATTAAGTAAATGAATATAACATTTGGGAAGAGTAGGTTTTAATTATTTTTTAGAGAGTGTATGGTTGGTGAAAATACACAATAATTACTACTGAAGGTAGCCCACTTAGTCCTTTTGCTGATTGAACGAAGAAAAGAGTAGGCAAAAGCGTGTTTGAGCGTTAATCAAATTCTAGAGTGCTCGAAAGTAGAAGGTTGAGACATATACAGACTAACTACTTTCTTGAATATAGGTGGTACCACGGAACATCCGTCCTATGTATATAGGATGGGTGTTTTTTATTTTTGAGGAGGATTTACTTTATGGAAATGAAGCCGAAATATAATCCACGCGAAGTAGAAGCTGGAAGATATGATGAATGGGTAAAAAATGGTTATTTCAAACCATCAGAAGACACTAATAAAGAAACATATACAATCGTTATTCCACCACCAAATGTAACTGGTAAATTACATTTAGGTCATGCTTGGGATACAACATTACAAGATATCATTACACGCATGAAACGTATGCAAGGTTTTGACACTTTATATTTACCTGGTATGGATCACGCTGGTATCGCTACACAAGCTAAAGTAGAAGCTAAACTAAATGAACAAGGTATTTCACGTCATGATATTGGTCGTGAAAAATTCTTAGAACAAGCTTGGGATTGGAAAGAAGAATATGCGTCCTTCATTCGTAAACAATGGGCTAAATTAGGGTTAGGTTTAGATTACAGTAGAGAACGTTTTACTTTGGATGACGGTTTAAGTAAAGCTGTTAAAAAAGTATTTGTTGATCTTTATAACAAAGGTATTATTTATAGAGGCGAACGTATAATCAACTGGGATCCTCAAGCTCGTACGGCTTTATCTGATATTGAAGTGATTCATGAAGATGTACAAGGTGCATTTTATCATTTTAAATATCCATATGCTGATGGAGATGGATATATTGAAATCGCTACAACACGCCCAGAAACGATGTTAGGTGATACAGCTATTGTTGTTAACCCAAATGACGAGAGATACAAAGATGTTATTGGCAAAAAGGTGATATTACCAATTGTTGGTAGAGAATTACCTATATTAGCAGATGAATATGTAGATATCGACTTTGGTTCGGGTGCTATGAAAGTAACGCCGGCACATGACCCTAATGACTTTGAAATTGGTCAACGTCATCAATTAGAAAACATTATCGTTATGGACGAAAAAGGTCACATGAATCATCATGCTGGTAAATATGAGGGACTTGAGCGTTTTGAATGTCGTAAACAATTAGTTGAAGACTTAAAAGAACAAGGTTTGGTTATTAAGATTGAGGAACATATGCATTCTGTTGGTCATTCTGAACGTTCTGGTGCAGTAGTAGAACCTTATTTATCTACACAATGGTTTGTTAAAATGAAACCTTTAGCACAACGTGCTTTAGATAATCAAAAAACCGATGATCGTATTGATTTTTACCCACCTAGATTTGAAAATACATTTAATCGATGGATGGAAGAAATCAGAGATTGGACAATTTCAAGACAACTTTGGTGGGGGCATCAAATTCCTGCTTGGTATCACAATGAAACTGGCGAAGTCTACGTAGGTGAAAATGCACCAGAAGATATAGAAAATTGGACTCAAGATGAAGATGTTTTAGATACTTGGTTCTCAAGTGCTTTATGGCCATTCTCAACTCTAGGTTGGCCAGATGTAGATGCAGAAGATTTCAAACGTTACTTCCCAACTAATGCATTAGTAACAGGCTATGATATTATTTTCTTCTGGGTTGCACGTATGATATTCCAAGGATTAGAGTTCACAGACCGTAGACCATTTAATGATGTTCTGTTACATGGATTAGTTAGAGCGGAAGACGGTAGAAAAATGAGTAAATCTTTAGGTAACGGTGTGGATCCTATGGATGTTATTGATGAATATGGTGCTGATAGTTTAAGATACTTCCTTGCCACAGGTTCTGCACCTGGACAAGATTTACGTTACTCAACTGAAAAGGTTGAATCAGTATGGAATTTCATTAACAAAATATGGAATGCAGCAAGATTTAGTTTAATGAATATTGGGGAAGATTTTAATGTAGAAGATATTGATTTATCAGGAAACTTATCTTTAGCAGATAAATGGATATTAACGCGTCTAAATGAAACAATCGCTACAGTTACAGATTTAAGTGATAAATATGAGTTTGGTGAAGTGGGTCGAGCACTATATAACTTCATTTGGGATGAATTCTGTGATTGGTATATTGAAATGAGTAAAATACCTATGAATGGCGAGGATGAAGACCAAAAACAAACGACACGTTCTGTATTAAGTTATGTGTTAGATCGTATTATGAGAATGTTACATCCATTTATGCCATTTGTAACAGAGAAAATTTGGCAAAGTTTACCTCATGAAGGCGAAACAATTGTTCAAGCATCTTGGCCAACAGTAGATAAGGAACTTATGTTTGATGATAGTAAGCAAACAATGCAACAATTAGTTGAAATTATCAAATCAATTAGACAATCTCGATTAGAAGTTAATACACCATTATCTAAAGCCATTCCTATTATGATTCAGGCTAAAGATAGTAATATTCAATCAACATTAACAGATAATGCTGATTATATTGAACGATTCTGTCATCCTAGTGAATTGACAATCAATGTTGATATAGCCATTCCTGAGAAAGCAATGACATCTGTAGTGTTAGCAGGTAAAGTCATCTTACCTTTAGAAGGTTTAATTGATATGGATAAAGAAATTGCACGTTTAGAAAAAGAATTAGATAAATTACAGAGTGAATTAGACCGTGTGGATAAGAAATTGGCCAATGAAAACTTTGTCAATAAAGCACCTGAAAAAATTATTAATGAAGAAAAAGAAAAACAAAAACATTACAAAGAAAAGTATGATGGTGTTAAAGCAAGAATTGAACAATTAAAAGCATAGGAGTATGTATCATGAATTACCTAGATAGCTTGTATTGGATACATGAAAGAACTAAGTTTGGCATCAAACCAGGCGTTAAACGTGTGGAATGGATGCTAGAAAAACTAAATAACCCACAGCAACATATTAAAGGCATACACGTAGGCGGTACAAATGGAAAAGGATCGACAGTAGCTTATTTAAGAGCCGCATTGGTTGAAAATAACTATGAAGTTGGTACTTTTACCTCTCCATTTATTGAAACTTTTAATGAACGTATTAGTTTAAATGGATATCCCATTTCAAATGATGAAATTGTTGAGTTAGTTTCTCGTGTTAAACCAGTAAGTGAATCGTTAGAAGTTGAAACTGAGTTAGGGAATGCAACAGAGTTTGAAATTATTACTACAATGATGTTTTTATACTTTGGTGAAATACACCCTGTTGACTTTGTTATTATTGAAGCGGGCTTAGGTATTAAAAACGATTCAACCAATGTATTTAATCCAATTATGTCTATTTTAACAAGTATAGGTTTAGATCATACTGATATTTTAGGCAACACCTATTTAGATATAGCCAAAGACAAAGGCGATATCATTAAACCTAATACACCAGTTATTTATTCAGTGAAAAATGAAGATGCTTTAAAATATATTAGAGACTATGCAGTAGAACAAAATGCAACACCTATTGAGTTAGATAGAGAAATTATAGTAGTTTCTCAAGATGATGAATTTACTTATAGATATAAAGATTACGAACTTGAAACAATTATTTTAAATATGTTGGGTGAACATCAAAAAGAAAATGCATCATTAGCTATAACAGCATTAATTGAATTAAACGAAGCTGGAATTATAGAACTTGATTTCAATAAAATGATAGATGGTATTGAGTCAGTCAATTGGATAGGTAGAATTGAACAAGTCAAAGAACATCCATTAATGATAATTGATGGTGCGCATAATAATGAAAGTGTAGACGCATTAATTGATACGATTAAACAATATTATGGTCGTGATCAAATTGATATATTATTCTCTGCAATTAAAGGGAAACCTATTTGTGACATGTTAAACAAATTGGAAGACATTGCGTCTCACTTTTATATCACTGATTTTGATTTTCCAAAAGCCTTATCAAAAGAAGAAATAGCAGAAAATATCAATAGAGATAACGTTGAGCTAGTAGATGATTATGTAGAATTTTTAGAGAATTATGATGGAAAAGGTCTAATTATCACAGGTAGTTTATATTTTATTAGCGAAGTTAAATCTAAAACAAATTTTGATTAACTAATAATATTCAAAAAATAAAGCCAAGGTTTCTAAAAAAATTAGAAATCTTGGCTGTTTTGTTAATTATGGACCTTATTTCACCTATAATCATAAAAAAATGATAATATGTATTTATTTTAATGTTGTGATATAATTCCTTTGAAAGGAGTAGTCATGCTTATTTATACATATGTATCCTCGATATTATTTAGCTTTTTATATCAACTTTCTGCAAATGATCACTTCGATAAGCGATACTTAAAATTAAGATCCAAATGTGATTATTGTAAAAGCAAATTAAAATATTATGATTTCATTCCAATTTTTAGTTTCCTTATTTTAAAAGGTAAGTCGAGATGTTGTAAGCAACCTTTAAAATATAGTTATTTGATAGGTGAGTTACTTGCGATACTTCCAATATTGCTTATTTATTACCAATTAATTAATATCAATCCTCAGTTTTATTTAACGACTTTTCTGTTTTTAATGGTTATGTCAATTAATGATATTGAAGATTATTGTATTAGCTTAATTTTCTTAATGATCTTCACAACTGTTTTATTATTTACGACTCCAATCTTTCTAAATACTTTTCTCCTTACATTTATTATTAGTCACCTATTCTTTATTTTAATGTATCGTTATATCGGTTATGGTGATATCCTTCTATTTAACATTCTATCTTTATTCTTACCAATAAACTTCATGTTTTACCTTTTTCTTTTCACTTTTATGATTGGTGGCATATTAAGCATTATTATTAAAATATTTTTCAACCACAATATTAAATATGTTCCTCTAATTCCATTTATCTTTTTATCTTTTGTTTTTGTTTCATCCTTTTATCCATCATTGACGGAAATAATGGGAGGTGTTCCTTTTTGAGGATTAAAGAAATGGCTAATTCGGAGAAACCACGTGAACGATTAGTGTCCAATGGCGCTGCATCATTATCAAACTCAGAATTATTAGCAATACTTATTAATACAGGTAGAAAGGGATGTTCTAGTATTGAAATTGCCAATGAATTATTAAGTGGTATAACCACGTTGAAAGAATTGAAAAAGTTATCAATTAACGATTTAATCAAAGTCAAAGGTATTGGTTATCATAAAGCTATAACATTAAAGGCTGCATTTGAAATAGGGGAACGGATAAATAGTGTATCTCAACAGGAAGTATTTAAAATTACTTGTCCTGCTGATGTCGCAGATCTGATGATGTCGAAGCTTAAAGATTTACAGCAAGAACATTTTTATGTGCTTTTATTGAATTCCAAAAATATTGTTATCAAACAACAGTGTGTCTTTGTAGGAACATTGAATAGTTCTATCATTCACCCTAGAGAAATTTTTAATGTTGCTATTAAAGAATCTTGTAATTCGATGATTGTTGTTCATAATCATCCATCAGGTGATGTTACGCCTTCAGAAGAAGATATTAATACGACAATTAGATTAAGAGACTGTGGAATGATATTGGGTATTAATGTATTGGATCATATTATTATTGGCGATAATCAGTTTACAAGTTTAGTAGAGTGTGGTTACTTTGATAATGAATAGTTTCCACCTAGAATAAATAGAATTGGAATAGTATAATAGGTGAAAATAGACATCAGGGGGTCATTAAATTGACTATATTTCTAATTATTGGAGTACTCATTCCCATTATTTTTATCATGCGATTAAATGCTAAAAATCAAAAAATGACAATAAAACTTTTTTTATACACTATAGGACTGTCAACTTTAGGGATTGTAGTGACTACTGTCATTGGAACAATAGTATCTCATTCACATGCATCTATTGGTTTAGTTATATTAGGTTCAATAATTGTAGGTGTAATTTGGGGTATTTTACTAGGATTAAGTTATATTTTCTTTAGATTTTTATCTACTACTTTCAAAAAATAAATTTACTAAAAAAGCTATGAGAAATTAACGCATTGTTTTTGCATTGATTCCCATAGCTTTTATATTATTTAATATATGCGATTAATTTATCATAATTATCCATTAGCCAAATAATTCCTTGATAAGCAAGATAAATACATAATAGTATTATACCAACAGATATTAAAAAGCGGATGATAGATATACCTACTCTAAATAGTAAAATAACAAGTAATACAATTAATATAATTGATAATAAACTCATTATGGAAAACCTCCTAACGCCATGAAACTCATATTAATATTATACTAAAGTTGATTATTGAATACATCCGTCTATAGGTACAACTATGATACTTCCTTAGACCTATATATTTTTCACTAATATTTTTATATAATAACTTAAATGGAAAAGGAGGATATATTATGAGGTTCTTATTCAGCATAATAAAAAATATTATAGCAGTTATCGCTATTTTAATCATTATTTATATCGCATTAAAGTATGCGCCTTTTTTAAGAGACCAAGAGTGGAATCCAATTAGCAATCCTCCAAATCAGACTGAGCAAAATATGGACAATCCAAATAACAATACAAAGCAACCACAACATGGAAAAAGATATTCAATAGAAGATAATGATATAATTAAGAACGTACCTACAAGTCAAATTAAAAATGTATTTAATATGATAAATAAAAAAGAATTTATGTCAGTATCAGGAATAGGTAGAATGGGATATAATGATGAATATTTAGCTGGTCAAAGAGGTGATGAATTCATTATTTATAAATTCGGTTCTGATTCAATCAGAGTTTATAATAATGAGTTTGAAATGCAACAGGATTTACATGAACTGGGCCAAAATATTGATTTAAAAAATGAACAGGCATATGAAAATAATTAGATTCACATGTTTGAAATCCTTATTCAAATACGTTAGCCTTTATATATAGAGTAAAATGATAAAGGTTGGTGTGGACAATGGTTGAAAAATCAAAAGAAAAACGTGCCAACGAACAAGCTAAAGCGCAAAATCTATTTGCACGTTGGAGAAAAGAAGAGACACTTTATAGTGAAGATGAGAAAAAAGAGAGAAAGAAACAAGAAAAACTACAAAAAGAGAACGAATAGAGTAACGCACTAAAGACTACCAACTCACGACAAGTTGGTAGTCTTTTACTTATCCTTTATAATATATTAGTAGATCATTACCTTAATAAATATTGATAAATTGCAAGTTGCTTTCTTCAATAGTAAATGATTATGATATAAAATGATTTTATTAAGCGTTAGTGCTTTATTTCATTTCAGCAGTAATATAGAATAGTGAGGAAGAATAAATTTTAAAGTTTTATAAGAGGTGTTCTGGGTGCTTAAATTTTTTAAAAATAACAAACTCATTGTTGTTTTATGTGCAATTATTGTTTTTATTGCATTGATTGGTTTGTCTATTCGCTCTCAAACTCAATCACCTCCCGAGCAATATGTAGGAGATTCTGTTTCATTTGGTCAACGAGTGATGAGTTATCCTGTAAATTTTGTTACTGGAGCAATTGGTAATATTTTTAATATGGGTGAATCGAAAAAAACTAAAAACAAAGTCAAACAATTAGAAGCTAAAAATCAACGTCTAGAGGCTGAAAACAAGAAGTTTAAAAAGGAATTAGATATGAAAGATATATCTAAATATGATCCGATTTCTACTACTGTTATAGCAAGAAATCCAGACCAATGGATGAATACTATAGTGATTGATAAAGGTTCTAAAGCTGGTATCAAAAATAATATGGCTGTTATGACATCTGAAGGGTTAATTGGAAGAACTACTAAAGTAAATCAATTTTCTTCACAAGTCGATTTGATTTCAACGAATACAAGAGCAGGTAAATTATCAGTTAATATACAACATAAATCTAAAAATGTATTTGGTTTAATAGATCATTACGATGCGAAAAACGAAGAATTAGTTATTAGTGATATCAATAATAAAGATAGTATTTCTAAAGGCGATAAAGTTGTAACAAGTGGTTTAGCAGATCAACTTCCAAGTAGTTTATACATAGGTGAAGTGACAAGTGTAGAGAATGATCAATATGGTTTAGCTAAAGAAGTAAGAGTAAAAACAGGTGCAGATTTATCAGATTTAAATCATGTATATGTTGCTAAGCGAGACGCTTCTTCACTTCCTAAAGATGAAAGCGGGGATAACTAATGCGAGGAATATATTATTTCTTGATTGGTATTCTACTTTTTTATATTGATACTATTATTGGTTTAGTCATTCCTATGCACTTTGGTAAAATTTATGTCATTTTTGTACCACACTTAACTTTAATGTATTTGTTAATTTTAACCATTTATCGTAGTTTTGGTGTGGCTTTAGTTCTAGCCATATTTTTGGGTTTAATTACTGATTTATATTATGGAAGCATTTATGGCCTATACATGTTTGGTTATATATTAGCTGTAGTGGTCATGGATAGATGCTTTAAAATATTCTATAAAGATAAAGTCATGATATTTATTATTATTTTGGTAAGTACCATTTTAATAGAAATATATGTGGCGTTAATTTACGGATTGATTGGATTTATACAATTTAACCTAATTGAATTCTTATTGCTTAGATTATTACCAACATTTATAGTTAATTTATTACTGTTAACAATTTTATTTCCTCTCATGTTAAAATTTTTGAGGAAAATACAAATCAAGATTGACAGTAGGATATAAGTAATGGTAAGATGCAGTAGTTGAGTAGTTTCAGGCTACATACAACCGCTCAAATATAGGTCGAAGTACAAATTGTATTTTAATTAATGATGACATTTATTAAAATCACGAATATGTCACCTATATATGGCGTGACTTATTATATAGGAGGTGCAAAGTATGTTTGCTATTATTGAAACAGGTGGAAAACAAATCAAAGTAGAAGAAGGACAAGAAATTTACGTTGAAAAATTAGACGTAAATGAAGGTGATTCTTTCACATTTGATAAAGTATTATTTGTAGGTGGAGATTCAGGTAAAGTTGGTGCGCCAACAGTAGAAGGTGCAACAGTTACTGCAACAGTTAATAAAAACGGTCGTGGTAAAAAAATCACTGTATTCACATACAAACGTCGTAAAGACTCTAAACGTAAAAAAGGCCATCGTCAACCATATACAAAATTAACTATCGATAAAATTAACGCGTAATAATGATTACTGTTGATATTACAGTTAATGATGAAGGCAAAGTAACAGATGTCGTTATGGATGGTCATGCTAATCAAGGTGAATATGGTCATGACATTGTCTGTGCTGGTGCCTCAGCCGTATTATTTGGTAGTGTTAATGCAATTATGGGATTGACGTCAGAAAAGCCGGACATCGATTATAACGATGACGGAGGTCATTTTCATATAAGAAGTGTTGATACAAATAACGATGAAGCTCAATTAATTCTGAAAGCAATGCTTGTATCTTTACAAACTATTGAAGAAGAATATAATGAAAATATCAGATTAAATTATAAGTGAGGTGTCTCCCAATGTTAAAATTAAACTTACAGTTCTTCGCATCTAAAAAAGGGGTAAGTTCTACAAAAAACGGACGTGACTCTGAATCTAAACGTTTAGGTGCTAAACGTGCTGACGGTCAATACGTAACAGGTGGTTCAATTCTTTATCGCCAACGTGGTACTAAAATTTACCCTGGTGAAAATGTAGGTCGTGGTGGCGATGATACATTATTCGCTAAAATCGACGGCGTTGTTAAATTTGAACGCAAAGGTCGCGACAAAAAACAAGTTTCTGTATATGCAGTAGCTGAATAATTTTGTCTAGTTAACACCAGAAGTGAAGGCTTCTGGTGTTTTCTTTTGTTTAAAATCTTATTCTGAAGTAAAAAAGTTATCACATTAAATCATGTTGATTCCTAATGATTCAATTTAAGAACTAAAATTTTTCTACACATAGACTTAATGATATAATTAAACAGATCATGAAAACAAAAATGAGTAAAAGAGGTGAGATATATGTTTGTCGATCAAGTGAAAATATCTCTTAAAGCAGGAGATGGTGGTAATGGTATTACCGCTTACAGAAGAGAAAAATATGTACCATTCGGTGGACCAGCTGGTGGAGATGGTGGCAAAGGTGCATCAGTAATATTTGAAGTAGATGAAGGACTACGTACATTATTAGATTTTAGATACCAAACGCACTTTAAAGCTAAAAAAGGTGAGAATGGTCAAAGTAGTAACATGCATGGAAGAAATGCTGAAGACTTAGTATTAAAAGTACCACCTGGCACAATTGTTAAAAGTGTTGAAACAGAAGAAGTGCTTGCAGACTTAGTAGAAGATGGCCAACGGGCTGTGGTGGCAAAAGGTGGTCGTGGAGGACGTGGCAACTCACGTTTTGCTACACCTAGAAATCCTGCCCCAGACTTCAGTGAAAATGGTGAACCAGGTGAAGAAATTGACGTCACACTTGAATTAAAATTATTAGCAGATGTTGGTTTAGTAGGTTTTCCTAGTGTGGGTAAATCCACTTTGCTTTCAATCGTTTCGAAAGCTAAGCCTAAAATTGGGGCCTATCACTTTACAACAATTAAACCTAACTTAGGTGTTGTATCTACACCTGATAATAGAAGTTTTGTCATGGCTGACCTACCAGGATTAATCGAAGGT
The DNA window shown above is from Staphylococcus sp. M0911 and carries:
- a CDS encoding valine--tRNA ligase, which encodes MEMKPKYNPREVEAGRYDEWVKNGYFKPSEDTNKETYTIVIPPPNVTGKLHLGHAWDTTLQDIITRMKRMQGFDTLYLPGMDHAGIATQAKVEAKLNEQGISRHDIGREKFLEQAWDWKEEYASFIRKQWAKLGLGLDYSRERFTLDDGLSKAVKKVFVDLYNKGIIYRGERIINWDPQARTALSDIEVIHEDVQGAFYHFKYPYADGDGYIEIATTRPETMLGDTAIVVNPNDERYKDVIGKKVILPIVGRELPILADEYVDIDFGSGAMKVTPAHDPNDFEIGQRHQLENIIVMDEKGHMNHHAGKYEGLERFECRKQLVEDLKEQGLVIKIEEHMHSVGHSERSGAVVEPYLSTQWFVKMKPLAQRALDNQKTDDRIDFYPPRFENTFNRWMEEIRDWTISRQLWWGHQIPAWYHNETGEVYVGENAPEDIENWTQDEDVLDTWFSSALWPFSTLGWPDVDAEDFKRYFPTNALVTGYDIIFFWVARMIFQGLEFTDRRPFNDVLLHGLVRAEDGRKMSKSLGNGVDPMDVIDEYGADSLRYFLATGSAPGQDLRYSTEKVESVWNFINKIWNAARFSLMNIGEDFNVEDIDLSGNLSLADKWILTRLNETIATVTDLSDKYEFGEVGRALYNFIWDEFCDWYIEMSKIPMNGEDEDQKQTTRSVLSYVLDRIMRMLHPFMPFVTEKIWQSLPHEGETIVQASWPTVDKELMFDDSKQTMQQLVEIIKSIRQSRLEVNTPLSKAIPIMIQAKDSNIQSTLTDNADYIERFCHPSELTINVDIAIPEKAMTSVVLAGKVILPLEGLIDMDKEIARLEKELDKLQSELDRVDKKLANENFVNKAPEKIINEEKEKQKHYKEKYDGVKARIEQLKA
- a CDS encoding folylpolyglutamate synthase/dihydrofolate synthase family protein produces the protein MNYLDSLYWIHERTKFGIKPGVKRVEWMLEKLNNPQQHIKGIHVGGTNGKGSTVAYLRAALVENNYEVGTFTSPFIETFNERISLNGYPISNDEIVELVSRVKPVSESLEVETELGNATEFEIITTMMFLYFGEIHPVDFVIIEAGLGIKNDSTNVFNPIMSILTSIGLDHTDILGNTYLDIAKDKGDIIKPNTPVIYSVKNEDALKYIRDYAVEQNATPIELDREIIVVSQDDEFTYRYKDYELETIILNMLGEHQKENASLAITALIELNEAGIIELDFNKMIDGIESVNWIGRIEQVKEHPLMIIDGAHNNESVDALIDTIKQYYGRDQIDILFSAIKGKPICDMLNKLEDIASHFYITDFDFPKALSKEEIAENINRDNVELVDDYVEFLENYDGKGLIITGSLYFISEVKSKTNFD
- a CDS encoding A24 family peptidase, with translation MLIYTYVSSILFSFLYQLSANDHFDKRYLKLRSKCDYCKSKLKYYDFIPIFSFLILKGKSRCCKQPLKYSYLIGELLAILPILLIYYQLININPQFYLTTFLFLMVMSINDIEDYCISLIFLMIFTTVLLFTTPIFLNTFLLTFIISHLFFILMYRYIGYGDILLFNILSLFLPINFMFYLFLFTFMIGGILSIIIKIFFNHNIKYVPLIPFIFLSFVFVSSFYPSLTEIMGGVPF
- the radC gene encoding DNA repair protein RadC, whose amino-acid sequence is MRIKEMANSEKPRERLVSNGAASLSNSELLAILINTGRKGCSSIEIANELLSGITTLKELKKLSINDLIKVKGIGYHKAITLKAAFEIGERINSVSQQEVFKITCPADVADLMMSKLKDLQQEHFYVLLLNSKNIVIKQQCVFVGTLNSSIIHPREIFNVAIKESCNSMIVVHNHPSGDVTPSEEDINTTIRLRDCGMILGINVLDHIIIGDNQFTSLVECGYFDNE
- a CDS encoding DUF4930 family protein, giving the protein MRFLFSIIKNIIAVIAILIIIYIALKYAPFLRDQEWNPISNPPNQTEQNMDNPNNNTKQPQHGKRYSIEDNDIIKNVPTSQIKNVFNMINKKEFMSVSGIGRMGYNDEYLAGQRGDEFIIYKFGSDSIRVYNNEFEMQQDLHELGQNIDLKNEQAYENN
- the mreC gene encoding rod shape-determining protein MreC — translated: MLKFFKNNKLIVVLCAIIVFIALIGLSIRSQTQSPPEQYVGDSVSFGQRVMSYPVNFVTGAIGNIFNMGESKKTKNKVKQLEAKNQRLEAENKKFKKELDMKDISKYDPISTTVIARNPDQWMNTIVIDKGSKAGIKNNMAVMTSEGLIGRTTKVNQFSSQVDLISTNTRAGKLSVNIQHKSKNVFGLIDHYDAKNEELVISDINNKDSISKGDKVVTSGLADQLPSSLYIGEVTSVENDQYGLAKEVRVKTGADLSDLNHVYVAKRDASSLPKDESGDN
- the mreD gene encoding rod shape-determining protein MreD, producing MRGIYYFLIGILLFYIDTIIGLVIPMHFGKIYVIFVPHLTLMYLLILTIYRSFGVALVLAIFLGLITDLYYGSIYGLYMFGYILAVVVMDRCFKIFYKDKVMIFIIILVSTILIEIYVALIYGLIGFIQFNLIEFLLLRLLPTFIVNLLLLTILFPLMLKFLRKIQIKIDSRI
- the rplU gene encoding 50S ribosomal protein L21, whose amino-acid sequence is MFAIIETGGKQIKVEEGQEIYVEKLDVNEGDSFTFDKVLFVGGDSGKVGAPTVEGATVTATVNKNGRGKKITVFTYKRRKDSKRKKGHRQPYTKLTIDKINA
- a CDS encoding ribosomal-processing cysteine protease Prp; translation: MITVDITVNDEGKVTDVVMDGHANQGEYGHDIVCAGASAVLFGSVNAIMGLTSEKPDIDYNDDGGHFHIRSVDTNNDEAQLILKAMLVSLQTIEEEYNENIRLNYK
- the rpmA gene encoding 50S ribosomal protein L27 is translated as MLKLNLQFFASKKGVSSTKNGRDSESKRLGAKRADGQYVTGGSILYRQRGTKIYPGENVGRGGDDTLFAKIDGVVKFERKGRDKKQVSVYAVAE
- the obgE gene encoding GTPase ObgE; the encoded protein is MFVDQVKISLKAGDGGNGITAYRREKYVPFGGPAGGDGGKGASVIFEVDEGLRTLLDFRYQTHFKAKKGENGQSSNMHGRNAEDLVLKVPPGTIVKSVETEEVLADLVEDGQRAVVAKGGRGGRGNSRFATPRNPAPDFSENGEPGEEIDVTLELKLLADVGLVGFPSVGKSTLLSIVSKAKPKIGAYHFTTIKPNLGVVSTPDNRSFVMADLPGLIEGASDGVGLGHQFLRHVERTKVIVHMIDMSGSEGRDPIDDYHVINKELVAYKQRLEDRPQIIVANKMDMPDAEDNLELFKEEIGDDHIIIPLSAVSRDNIDQLLYTIADQLEKVKDIDFSVEEDENVGVNRVVYKHTPSQDTFTITRDDDGAYVVSGNAIERTFKMTDFNSDPAVRRFARQMRSMGIDDALRARGCSNGDIVRILGGEFEFIE